In Streptomyces sp. NBC_01717, one DNA window encodes the following:
- a CDS encoding acyl-CoA synthetase, protein MTSLLPALHDGSVPAAAREAVRFGETTLTYAQLAAASDALAERLAGAGRVAVWATPTAETVVAVVAALRAGVPAVPLNPKSGTRELAHIVADSAPSAVLAGAGDVLPPVLAAVDRKDVDTAAAADGVVFPEPSPESPALIVYTSGTTGPPKGAILPRRAIAASLDALADAWQWTGDDVLVHALPLFHVHGLILGVLGPLRLGGSVRHLGRFSTEGVARELSSGATMLFGVPTMYHRIAEALGTAAPAAAELAEALTGARLLVSGSAALPVHDHERIAAATGRRVIERYGMTETLMNTGIRADGEPRPGTVGAPLRGVELRLVEEDGTPLDDPTAEGAVGEIQVRGPNLFAGYLNRPDATAAAFAEDGWFRTGDMAALDDDGYVRIVGRKATDLIKSGGYKIGAGEIENALLDHPSVREAAVTGEPDPDLGERIVAWVVPADPAAPPTEAELADHVATQLAPHKRPRTVRYLEALPRNDMGKIMKRSLGA, encoded by the coding sequence GTGACCTCTCTTCTGCCTGCGCTGCACGACGGATCCGTCCCCGCGGCCGCCCGGGAAGCCGTCCGGTTCGGTGAAACCACCCTGACGTACGCCCAGTTGGCCGCGGCCTCCGACGCGCTCGCCGAGCGGCTCGCGGGCGCGGGAAGGGTCGCCGTCTGGGCCACGCCGACCGCCGAGACCGTCGTCGCGGTGGTGGCGGCGCTGCGGGCCGGGGTGCCCGCCGTCCCCCTCAACCCGAAGAGCGGCACACGCGAACTGGCGCACATCGTGGCCGACAGCGCCCCGTCGGCGGTGCTGGCCGGGGCGGGTGACGTACTCCCGCCGGTGCTCGCCGCGGTGGACCGCAAGGATGTCGACACGGCAGCGGCGGCCGACGGCGTCGTCTTCCCCGAACCCTCCCCCGAGTCCCCCGCCCTGATCGTCTACACCTCCGGCACCACGGGCCCGCCCAAAGGTGCGATCCTGCCCCGCCGCGCGATCGCCGCCTCGCTGGACGCGCTGGCGGACGCCTGGCAATGGACCGGCGACGACGTCCTTGTGCACGCTCTGCCGCTGTTCCATGTGCACGGCCTGATCCTGGGCGTGCTCGGGCCGCTGCGCCTGGGCGGATCGGTGCGGCACCTGGGGCGGTTCTCCACCGAGGGTGTGGCCCGGGAGCTGTCGTCCGGCGCCACGATGCTGTTCGGCGTGCCGACGATGTACCACCGGATCGCCGAGGCGCTCGGTACGGCGGCACCGGCCGCGGCCGAGCTGGCGGAGGCGCTCACCGGGGCCCGGCTGCTGGTATCGGGGTCGGCCGCGCTTCCGGTCCATGACCACGAACGCATCGCGGCAGCGACCGGCCGCCGGGTCATCGAGCGGTACGGCATGACGGAGACCCTGATGAACACGGGCATCCGGGCGGACGGCGAGCCTCGCCCCGGGACGGTCGGCGCACCGCTGCGGGGCGTCGAACTCCGGCTCGTCGAGGAGGACGGCACCCCGCTCGACGATCCGACGGCCGAGGGCGCGGTGGGCGAGATCCAGGTGCGCGGCCCGAACCTCTTCGCCGGCTATCTGAACCGCCCCGACGCGACGGCGGCCGCCTTCGCCGAGGACGGCTGGTTCCGCACCGGCGACATGGCCGCCCTCGACGACGACGGCTATGTACGGATCGTCGGCCGCAAGGCCACCGACCTGATCAAGAGCGGCGGCTACAAGATCGGTGCGGGCGAGATCGAGAACGCGCTGCTGGACCACCCGAGCGTCCGCGAGGCCGCCGTCACCGGGGAGCCGGACCCGGATCTGGGCGAGCGGATCGTCGCCTGGGTGGTGCCGGCCGACCCGGCCGCACCGCCCACGGAGGCCGAGCTCGCGGACCATGTGGCGACCCAGCTGGCCCCGCACAAGCGCCCCCGCACAGTCCGTTATCTGGAGGCGCTGCCACGCAACGACATGGGCAAGATCATGAAGCGGTCGCTCGGTGCGTAG
- a CDS encoding VOC family protein, translating to MAVEPEGTPCWADAMFTDLEGAKRFYGDVLGWTFGESSSEFGNYTQAYANGKAVAAVVPPMPGQEGQSAWCLYLASPDAAATAAKIRDNGGEVLMEPMQVGDFGSMALARDPGGVVFGVWQAGQHEGFEARATPGAYCWAEVFTRDPAKSDAFFPAVFPYRVKQMQDDAIDFALYDLGADPVLGRMRMTDDFPPEVPPYLNVYFTVEDCDAAVARATDRGAILRFGPMTSPFGRFAALSDPQGAAFSVIDVKTTEGEMPKLSDVTA from the coding sequence ATGGCTGTGGAACCAGAGGGCACCCCGTGCTGGGCGGACGCGATGTTCACCGATCTCGAGGGGGCGAAGAGGTTCTACGGTGACGTGCTGGGGTGGACGTTCGGTGAGTCGTCGTCGGAGTTCGGCAACTACACGCAGGCGTACGCGAACGGCAAGGCGGTGGCCGCCGTCGTGCCGCCGATGCCCGGCCAGGAAGGCCAGTCGGCATGGTGCCTGTACCTTGCGTCGCCGGACGCCGCAGCCACCGCCGCAAAGATCCGTGACAACGGTGGCGAGGTGCTGATGGAGCCGATGCAGGTCGGCGACTTCGGCTCGATGGCGCTGGCCCGCGACCCGGGCGGGGTGGTCTTCGGTGTGTGGCAGGCGGGGCAGCACGAAGGGTTCGAGGCCAGGGCCACACCGGGCGCGTACTGCTGGGCCGAGGTGTTCACCCGGGACCCGGCGAAGTCGGACGCGTTCTTCCCCGCCGTCTTCCCGTACCGCGTGAAGCAGATGCAGGACGACGCGATCGACTTCGCGCTCTACGACCTGGGCGCCGATCCGGTCCTGGGCCGGATGAGGATGACGGACGACTTCCCGCCCGAGGTACCGCCGTACCTCAATGTGTACTTCACCGTCGAGGACTGCGACGCGGCGGTCGCGAGGGCGACGGATCGCGGGGCGATTCTCCGGTTCGGTCCGATGACCAGCCCGTTCGGCCGTTTCGCGGCGCTGAGCGACCCGCAGGGCGCGGCATTCTCCGTGATCGACGTCAAGACGACCGAGGGCGAGATGCCGAAGCTCTCCGACGTGACCGCCTGA
- a CDS encoding ABC transporter ATP-binding protein, whose amino-acid sequence MRLLGPLARPDEPPPESVTDVPIRTDPISVVRSFRRFWPLTYGDRRWLLLICALAAVTAVAETITILLFAELTDNALQQGSVSAFWKPAGQWLTVAVIGAIVGYLCSSLAVWTAERFVMRLRARVFSHLQTLPPHFYQRNRRGDLVERLTGDVEAIEALVVSGIVGAATALFNTFFYAAAAAWLSWKLALATFAMIPLFYLVTRVFTGPLRAVSRRGRAADGAITAVVEETLVNVVMTQAYNRQHDEEERLLGKARARFKAAVRGTRLAELYEQLVEVLETVCVLVIIGLGAWQISTGGITLGQLLAFAAFIGSLYPPIRSLGQLGLTATAATAGAERLLEILDTKPTVTDPGASVAAPARRRAVGEVEAQQVDFHYPGNPEPVLRGLSFTAVPGELLVITGPSGAGKSTLAALLLRFYDPDVGSIRLDGTSVDQLPLTYLRRNITLLPQDTLVLHDTIEQNIACGRTDTTLRDIEEAARAADAHDFIRALPDGYKTVVSPGTSRLSGGQLQRIAIARAMVRDAPVLLLDEPTTGLDALAAQRILGPLRRLAEGRTTIVITHDLALATDADRILVLDEGRLVESGTHTQLLDRSGLYATLFDAKPSRRNGTVNAYAKHARPSGIHWR is encoded by the coding sequence ATGCGCCTTCTCGGCCCCCTCGCGCGCCCCGACGAGCCGCCCCCGGAATCGGTGACGGACGTTCCGATCCGTACCGACCCCATCAGCGTGGTGCGGTCGTTCCGGCGGTTCTGGCCGCTCACCTATGGCGACCGGCGCTGGCTCCTGCTCATCTGCGCCCTCGCCGCCGTGACCGCGGTCGCGGAGACCATCACCATCCTTCTCTTCGCGGAACTGACCGACAACGCTCTGCAGCAGGGATCCGTCAGTGCCTTCTGGAAACCTGCTGGTCAGTGGCTCACCGTGGCCGTCATCGGTGCGATCGTGGGGTATCTGTGCAGCTCGCTCGCGGTATGGACCGCCGAACGCTTCGTGATGCGGCTGCGGGCGCGCGTCTTCAGTCATCTGCAGACGCTGCCGCCCCACTTCTACCAGCGCAATCGCCGTGGTGACCTGGTCGAGCGGCTCACCGGCGATGTGGAAGCCATCGAAGCCCTCGTGGTCTCCGGCATCGTCGGGGCTGCGACCGCCCTCTTCAACACCTTCTTCTACGCTGCCGCCGCCGCGTGGCTGAGCTGGAAACTTGCCCTCGCCACCTTTGCCATGATCCCGCTCTTCTACCTCGTCACCCGCGTGTTCACGGGGCCTCTGCGCGCGGTGTCCCGGCGCGGACGTGCGGCGGACGGTGCCATCACTGCCGTGGTCGAGGAGACGCTGGTCAACGTCGTCATGACCCAGGCGTACAACAGGCAGCACGACGAGGAGGAACGGCTCCTCGGCAAGGCGCGTGCCCGGTTCAAGGCAGCGGTGAGAGGCACCCGGCTCGCCGAGCTCTACGAGCAACTCGTAGAGGTCCTCGAAACCGTGTGCGTCCTGGTGATCATCGGTCTCGGGGCGTGGCAGATCTCCACGGGCGGGATCACACTCGGTCAGCTCCTCGCCTTCGCCGCCTTCATCGGTTCCCTCTACCCGCCGATCCGCTCCCTGGGTCAGCTCGGTCTGACGGCCACCGCCGCGACCGCCGGAGCCGAGCGGCTTCTGGAGATCCTCGACACCAAGCCAACCGTCACCGACCCGGGCGCGTCCGTCGCGGCCCCGGCCCGGCGGCGCGCCGTCGGCGAGGTGGAGGCGCAGCAGGTCGACTTCCACTACCCCGGCAACCCTGAGCCGGTTCTCCGCGGTCTCTCGTTCACTGCGGTCCCCGGCGAACTGCTGGTCATCACCGGCCCCAGCGGAGCCGGCAAGTCGACCCTGGCCGCTCTGCTGCTGAGGTTCTACGACCCGGACGTCGGCAGCATCCGGCTGGACGGCACATCCGTGGACCAGCTGCCGCTGACCTACCTGCGCCGGAACATCACGCTGCTGCCGCAGGACACTCTCGTCCTGCACGACACCATCGAGCAGAACATCGCGTGCGGGCGCACCGATACGACCCTCCGTGACATCGAGGAGGCCGCGCGGGCAGCCGACGCGCACGACTTCATCCGTGCCCTTCCCGACGGCTACAAGACCGTTGTCTCACCAGGCACGTCCCGCCTCTCCGGCGGTCAGCTGCAGCGCATCGCGATCGCCCGTGCCATGGTCCGCGACGCGCCCGTTCTCCTTCTCGACGAGCCCACCACCGGCCTGGACGCACTGGCCGCACAGCGCATCCTCGGCCCGCTGCGACGCCTCGCCGAGGGACGCACCACCATCGTCATCACGCACGACCTGGCCCTCGCCACCGACGCCGACCGCATCCTGGTGCTGGACGAGGGGCGTCTGGTGGAGTCGGGCACGCACACCCAACTGCTGGACCGGAGCGGCCTGTACGCCACGCTGTTCGACGCCAAGCCCTCGCGTCGCAACGGCACCGTGAACGCATACGCCAAGCATGCGCGCCCATCGGGAATCCATTGGAGGTAG
- a CDS encoding YtxH domain-containing protein, producing the protein MRYRLTFIAGLALGYVIGTRAGRERYEQLKKSARQIAQNPAVRNTAESAAQSSREFAGKAYHAVSVKVGDKVPASVAERVRSVRERSQGRGVEDDWGTSNT; encoded by the coding sequence ATGCGGTACCGGCTCACGTTCATCGCCGGCCTGGCCCTCGGTTACGTCATCGGCACACGGGCCGGACGCGAGCGCTACGAGCAGCTGAAGAAGTCCGCACGTCAGATCGCCCAGAACCCGGCCGTGCGCAATACCGCCGAGTCCGCGGCACAGAGCAGCCGCGAGTTCGCGGGCAAGGCGTACCACGCGGTGAGCGTCAAGGTCGGTGACAAGGTGCCCGCCTCGGTGGCCGAGCGGGTGCGGTCGGTGCGGGAGCGGAGCCAGGGCCGGGGTGTCGAGGACGACTGGGGCACCAGCAACACGTGA
- a CDS encoding ABC transporter ATP-binding protein codes for MLIKLLRAYLGPYKKPIMLLVALQLLQTCATLYLPSLNADIIDNGVVEGDTGYILEYGGIMIAVSIAQVVCNTGAVFYGARTAAALGRDVRASVFDRVQSFSAREVGRFGAPSLITRTTNDVQQVQMLVLMTFTMMVSAPIMCVGGIIMALGQDVPLSAVLLAVVPVLGIAVSLIVRRMRPLFRTMQERLDTVNRVLREQITGNRVIRAFVRDGYEEKRFRGANTELTDVALSTGRLMALMFPTVMTVVNVSSIAVVWFGAHRIDSGGMEIGALTAFLSYLMQIVMSVMMATFMFMMVPRAEVCAERIQEVLETDSSVVPPVKPVRELRAHGHLEVRTADFRYPGAEEPVLRSVDLVARPGETTAIIGSTGSGKSTLLGLVPRLFDVTDGQVLVDGTDVRTLEPALLAKTVSLVPQKPYLFSGTVATNLRYGNPDATDEELWHALEVAQAKEFVEELEHGLHAPIAQGGTNVSGGQRQRLAIARTLVQRPEIYLFDDSFSALDYATDAALRRALSQETAEATVVIVAQRVSTIRDADRILVLDEGRVVGSGTHHELMDGNQTYREIVLSQLTEAEAA; via the coding sequence GTGCTCATAAAACTCCTGCGGGCCTATCTCGGCCCGTACAAAAAACCGATCATGCTGTTGGTGGCTCTCCAGCTGCTGCAGACCTGCGCCACCCTCTATCTCCCCTCCCTCAACGCCGACATCATTGACAACGGTGTCGTCGAAGGGGACACCGGCTACATCCTGGAGTACGGCGGCATCATGATCGCCGTCTCCATCGCCCAGGTCGTCTGCAACACGGGGGCCGTCTTCTACGGTGCGCGCACTGCGGCCGCGCTGGGCCGGGACGTCCGGGCGTCGGTCTTCGACCGGGTTCAGTCGTTCTCGGCACGTGAGGTCGGGCGCTTCGGGGCACCCTCGCTGATCACCCGAACGACCAATGACGTCCAGCAGGTCCAGATGCTGGTCCTGATGACGTTCACCATGATGGTCTCGGCGCCGATCATGTGTGTCGGCGGCATCATCATGGCGCTCGGCCAGGACGTTCCGCTGTCGGCGGTGCTGCTCGCGGTGGTGCCGGTGCTCGGCATCGCGGTGAGTCTCATCGTGCGGCGGATGCGGCCGCTGTTCCGCACGATGCAGGAGCGGCTCGACACGGTGAACCGGGTGCTGCGCGAGCAGATCACCGGCAACCGGGTCATCCGCGCCTTCGTCCGCGACGGGTACGAGGAGAAGCGGTTCCGCGGCGCCAACACCGAGTTGACCGATGTGGCGCTCTCCACCGGGCGTCTGATGGCGCTGATGTTCCCGACCGTGATGACGGTCGTGAACGTGTCGTCGATCGCCGTGGTCTGGTTCGGTGCGCACCGGATCGACAGCGGCGGGATGGAGATCGGCGCGCTGACCGCGTTCCTCTCCTACCTGATGCAGATCGTCATGTCCGTGATGATGGCCACCTTCATGTTCATGATGGTGCCGCGCGCCGAGGTGTGTGCCGAACGCATCCAGGAGGTGCTGGAGACCGACTCGAGCGTGGTGCCGCCGGTCAAGCCGGTGCGGGAACTGCGCGCTCACGGTCATCTGGAGGTGCGGACCGCGGACTTCCGCTACCCGGGCGCCGAGGAGCCGGTGTTGCGGTCGGTGGATCTGGTGGCACGCCCCGGCGAGACGACCGCGATCATCGGGTCGACGGGCAGCGGGAAGTCGACACTGCTCGGCCTCGTACCGCGGCTGTTCGATGTGACGGACGGTCAGGTGCTGGTCGACGGCACGGACGTGCGGACGCTGGAGCCGGCGCTGCTGGCGAAGACGGTGAGTCTGGTTCCGCAGAAGCCGTACCTGTTCTCCGGGACGGTCGCGACGAATCTGCGGTACGGAAACCCGGACGCGACCGACGAGGAGCTGTGGCACGCGCTGGAGGTCGCGCAGGCCAAGGAGTTCGTCGAGGAACTGGAGCACGGGCTGCACGCGCCGATCGCGCAGGGCGGCACCAATGTCTCCGGCGGGCAGCGGCAGCGACTCGCGATCGCGAGGACGCTGGTGCAGCGACCGGAGATCTATCTCTTCGACGACTCGTTCTCCGCGCTCGACTATGCGACGGATGCCGCGCTGCGCCGGGCGCTGTCGCAGGAGACGGCCGAGGCGACCGTGGTGATAGTGGCGCAGCGGGTGTCCACCATCCGTGACGCGGACCGGATCCTGGTGCTCGACGAGGGCCGGGTCGTCGGGTCCGGCACCCATCACGAGCTGATGGACGGCAATCAAACCTACCGGGAGATCGTGCTCTCCCAGCTGACGGAAGCGGAGGCCGCGTAA
- a CDS encoding MFS transporter, whose amino-acid sequence MTETTEEPVHRTRILADLTPLRTSPDYRRLWFGNTVSWIGQGMTALAVSLQVYDITGSAFSVGLIGFCSFLPLVVFGLYGGAVADTVDRRKLGLASSFGSFVLAVALVAASVAGVEQLGLLYAVVALQAVCFALNSPARSSMVARLLPAEQLPAANALSSITSTTGALVGPMLGGLMVGWWGYRAAYTVDAVTFTAALYAMWRLPSMLPERGVDAGSEKRASVVGGLRFLAARPVLRMTFFTDLCAMVLAHPRALFPVVAVLWYGGDAKTTGLLVAAPALGALLGGVFSGWLSRIRRHGLAVIAAVTCWGSAIAVFGLTRQLWLGLVLLALAGCADTVSMVFRNTMLQAAVPDEMRGRLQGVFIVVVAGGPRLGDFLAGSVADLASPTVAATGGGIACVIAVSLLALKWRGFARYDARDPQP is encoded by the coding sequence GTGACCGAAACGACCGAAGAACCTGTACATCGCACGCGCATACTCGCCGACCTGACGCCGCTGCGTACCTCACCCGACTACCGGCGGCTCTGGTTCGGGAACACGGTCTCCTGGATCGGGCAGGGGATGACGGCGCTTGCCGTGTCGCTCCAGGTGTACGACATCACCGGGTCCGCCTTCTCGGTCGGGCTCATCGGGTTCTGTTCGTTTCTGCCGCTGGTCGTCTTCGGGCTGTACGGCGGGGCCGTCGCGGACACCGTAGACCGGCGCAAACTGGGGCTGGCCAGCTCCTTCGGTTCGTTCGTCCTCGCTGTCGCACTGGTCGCCGCGAGCGTCGCCGGGGTCGAGCAGCTGGGGCTGCTGTACGCGGTCGTCGCGCTGCAGGCGGTCTGCTTCGCGCTCAACTCACCGGCCCGCAGCTCGATGGTCGCGCGCCTCCTGCCGGCCGAGCAGCTGCCTGCCGCAAACGCGCTCAGCTCCATCACCAGCACCACCGGTGCGCTGGTCGGGCCGATGCTGGGCGGACTCATGGTCGGCTGGTGGGGGTACCGGGCCGCGTACACCGTCGACGCCGTCACCTTCACGGCCGCGCTGTACGCGATGTGGCGGCTGCCCTCGATGCTCCCCGAGCGCGGGGTCGACGCGGGGAGCGAGAAGCGGGCGTCCGTGGTGGGCGGGCTGCGCTTCCTGGCGGCGCGTCCCGTTCTGCGGATGACCTTCTTCACCGATCTGTGCGCCATGGTCCTCGCCCACCCGCGGGCGCTCTTCCCGGTCGTCGCCGTGCTCTGGTACGGCGGTGACGCGAAGACCACCGGGCTGCTGGTCGCGGCTCCGGCGCTGGGCGCACTGCTGGGCGGGGTGTTCTCCGGCTGGCTGAGCCGGATCAGACGGCACGGGCTCGCGGTGATCGCCGCCGTGACCTGCTGGGGCAGCGCCATCGCCGTCTTCGGGCTGACCCGTCAGCTCTGGCTCGGGCTGGTCCTGCTGGCGCTCGCCGGCTGCGCGGACACCGTCTCGATGGTCTTCCGGAACACCATGCTCCAGGCGGCGGTGCCGGACGAGATGCGGGGGCGGCTGCAGGGCGTGTTCATCGTGGTGGTGGCCGGTGGGCCGAGGCTCGGGGACTTCCTGGCGGGTTCGGTCGCCGATCTGGCGTCCCCGACGGTGGCGGCCACCGGGGGCGGCATCGCATGCGTGATCGCGGTGTCGCTGCTCGCGCTGAAGTGGCGGGGGTTCGCCCGGTACGACGCCCGGGATCCGCAGCCCTGA
- a CDS encoding carboxyl transferase domain-containing protein has protein sequence MRRRLTARQAIAAVTEDFTESNTPAGAEIPADGPLSWSGYADARARATARTGEEESVVHGLGTVGGRPCVLISFEFGFLGGSLGQRTGDLLEAAYGTAFTRRLPLVSIVATGGSRMQEGMIALTQLQRVARASARLRAAGLPQLAIVRDPTTGGGWATLGAGADVILALPGAQIGFAGSRVRPVDADPSAYAAEGQLAAGQIDAVVHADELPRTLGRWLGALGAAGVDESGVPAPVPGALAATGLPATGWDAVRQARSSARPRAGAYLDAYFDHLLPLSGDRCGGTDPGLLCGFGVRGGRPIAYVAQCGTATRPAGYRTAARVIRLADRLGVPVLTLIDTPGAANDAEAERAGAGAAIADAFAAIAEARVPVTTLVIGEGGSGGALALAAPENTYVTPDSYFSVIAPELAAAILKRSPDAVHATADQLRLRPQDLVELGVARGIAAPEATAAGG, from the coding sequence GTGCGTAGGCGCCTGACGGCGCGGCAGGCGATCGCGGCGGTCACCGAGGACTTCACCGAGTCCAACACCCCGGCCGGCGCGGAGATACCGGCGGACGGTCCGCTCTCCTGGTCCGGTTACGCGGACGCCCGGGCCCGCGCCACGGCACGTACCGGCGAGGAGGAGTCCGTCGTCCACGGCCTCGGCACGGTCGGCGGCCGACCGTGTGTGCTGATCTCGTTCGAGTTCGGCTTCCTGGGCGGATCCCTGGGGCAGCGCACCGGGGACCTGCTGGAAGCCGCCTACGGGACCGCGTTCACCCGGCGGCTGCCGCTCGTCTCGATCGTCGCGACGGGCGGCAGCCGGATGCAGGAGGGAATGATCGCGCTCACCCAGCTCCAGCGAGTGGCACGTGCCTCGGCACGGCTGCGGGCGGCGGGGCTGCCGCAGCTCGCGATCGTGCGCGATCCGACGACCGGCGGCGGCTGGGCCACGCTGGGGGCGGGCGCCGATGTGATCCTGGCGCTGCCGGGGGCCCAGATCGGGTTCGCCGGATCGCGGGTGCGGCCGGTGGACGCGGACCCGTCGGCGTACGCCGCGGAGGGCCAGCTGGCTGCGGGCCAGATCGACGCGGTCGTCCACGCGGACGAGCTGCCACGGACGCTGGGCCGGTGGCTGGGCGCGCTGGGGGCGGCAGGCGTCGACGAGTCCGGTGTCCCCGCGCCGGTCCCGGGCGCTCTCGCGGCCACCGGGCTGCCGGCGACCGGCTGGGACGCGGTACGACAGGCCCGTTCCTCGGCCCGGCCGCGTGCCGGGGCGTATCTCGACGCGTACTTCGACCACCTGCTGCCGCTCAGCGGCGACCGGTGCGGCGGTACGGATCCGGGCCTGCTCTGCGGGTTCGGGGTGCGCGGCGGCCGGCCGATCGCGTACGTCGCCCAGTGCGGCACGGCGACCCGTCCGGCCGGTTACCGCACCGCGGCCCGGGTGATCCGGCTCGCGGACCGGCTCGGCGTGCCCGTACTGACTCTGATCGACACCCCGGGGGCGGCGAACGACGCCGAGGCGGAACGGGCGGGCGCGGGGGCTGCCATCGCCGATGCGTTCGCGGCGATCGCCGAGGCCCGGGTCCCGGTGACGACCCTGGTGATCGGCGAGGGCGGCTCGGGCGGGGCACTCGCCCTGGCTGCGCCGGAGAACACATATGTCACCCCGGACAGTTACTTCTCCGTCATCGCCCCGGAGCTCGCGGCAGCCATCCTGAAGCGCTCCCCCGACGCCGTGCACGCCACGGCCGACCAGTTGCGCCTGCGCCCCCAGGACCTGGTGGAGCTGGGGGTCGCCCGCGGCATAGCGGCCCCGGAGGCCACGGCCGCCGGCGGGTAG
- a CDS encoding FGGY family carbohydrate kinase, whose translation MGIVAGLDSSSAFTHIVVCDADTGAVLRQGYAAHPVEAKATEADPQVWLLSLGEAATGGLLEGVQAIGVSAQQHGLVPLDRQGNLVRPALLGNDKRAQVAAADLIDGLGGRQAWAQAVGAVPQAAQPVSKLRWLARTEPEAAQRVASVLQPHDWLVWQLLGRPNRRTTDRGAASGTGYWSAESGAYRPDLVELALGHQAALPEVLGPADAAGTTPEGLLISAGTGETMAAAFGLGVGPGDAVVSLGASGSVMAVHHEALADPSGMITSFADATGMHLPVVYTLNAVRALRGTAEMLGLEGLEELSALALKSTPGASGLVLLPYLEGERTPHLPHTAGTLSGLRRESMKPEHLARAAFEGMLCSLADALDVLRGRGVEVRRVFLLGAAAELPAVQGLAPALFGTQVVVPQPAEYAALGAARQAAWALGVSQGTLDPRTPPAWQGAAAQVLEPGEELPVGQAVRQQYRATRDQIHPEAFDSAP comes from the coding sequence ATGGGCATAGTCGCCGGCTTGGACAGTTCTTCGGCCTTCACACACATCGTCGTCTGCGATGCGGACACGGGTGCCGTACTCCGGCAGGGGTACGCCGCACATCCCGTCGAGGCGAAGGCCACCGAGGCCGATCCGCAGGTGTGGCTGCTCTCACTCGGTGAGGCGGCCACCGGCGGGTTGCTCGAAGGCGTCCAGGCCATCGGCGTGTCCGCGCAACAGCACGGTCTGGTGCCGCTCGACCGGCAGGGCAACCTCGTACGTCCGGCACTGCTCGGCAACGACAAGCGCGCGCAGGTCGCCGCGGCCGATCTGATCGACGGGCTCGGCGGGCGGCAGGCCTGGGCCCAGGCGGTCGGGGCCGTGCCGCAGGCCGCGCAACCGGTGTCGAAGCTGCGATGGCTGGCGCGGACCGAGCCGGAGGCGGCGCAGCGGGTCGCTTCGGTGCTGCAGCCGCACGACTGGCTGGTCTGGCAACTGCTGGGCCGGCCGAACCGGCGGACCACCGACCGGGGTGCCGCGTCGGGGACGGGGTACTGGTCGGCGGAAAGCGGTGCGTACCGGCCCGATCTGGTGGAGCTCGCGCTCGGGCACCAGGCTGCGCTGCCTGAGGTACTGGGCCCCGCCGATGCGGCAGGGACGACGCCGGAGGGGCTGCTGATCTCGGCCGGGACCGGCGAGACGATGGCGGCGGCGTTCGGGCTCGGGGTCGGGCCCGGCGACGCGGTGGTGTCGCTGGGAGCCTCGGGTTCGGTGATGGCGGTGCACCACGAGGCGCTGGCCGATCCGTCCGGGATGATCACGTCGTTCGCGGATGCCACCGGGATGCATCTGCCGGTCGTGTACACGCTCAATGCGGTGCGTGCGCTGCGGGGCACCGCCGAGATGCTGGGCCTGGAGGGTCTGGAGGAGCTGTCCGCGCTGGCGCTGAAGTCGACGCCGGGCGCGTCCGGGCTCGTACTTCTGCCGTATCTGGAAGGCGAGCGCACCCCGCATCTGCCGCACACCGCGGGCACGCTGAGCGGGCTGCGGCGGGAGTCGATGAAGCCGGAGCATCTGGCGCGGGCGGCGTTCGAGGGGATGCTGTGCTCGCTGGCCGACGCACTCGATGTGCTGCGTGGCCGCGGGGTCGAGGTGCGGCGGGTGTTCCTGCTGGGTGCGGCCGCCGAGCTGCCTGCCGTGCAGGGACTTGCGCCCGCGCTCTTCGGTACGCAGGTCGTCGTACCGCAGCCGGCCGAGTACGCGGCGCTGGGTGCTGCCCGGCAGGCGGCCTGGGCGCTGGGGGTCTCGCAGGGGACGCTCGATCCGCGCACCCCGCCGGCCTGGCAGGGCGCGGCGGCGCAGGTGCTGGAGCCGGGCGAGGAGCTGCCGGTCGGTCAGGCGGTGCGGCAGCAGTACAGGGCGACGCGGGACCAGATCCATCCCGAGGCGTTCGACTCCGCGCCCTGA